The sequence AGAGGCTACTGAGAGAGCAAGAGCACAAAACACAGTCTAACAGATGGTAGAGGCCTGAAGGGAGGCAAGCACACTGATTTTATTGGGAGAAAAGATTATATACTGTAGAGTCGCTGAAGTTTAATAAATAAAGGTCaacttataatatataaaaacaatataaacatttatatgctACATGCATATcatataatttaatgtaataatttatatatgGGGAGAGATGCCAACTTATGTTCTTCCGATTTTCCTTGACAAGGCACAAACACAAGATGTGTCTATCCTTATCCATCTCCAGCCCACAAGTTTGTTGTTCTCTGAAGTCAGTGCTCGGACATAGGTCTGCGAAGTTTTGCACTGAGAGTTCCAGTGTTTGTCATCAATTCCCCTGCAGCCATTTTTTACAGGTCTGGCTTCTTTACATCTGGTTTCATAAAAATACTGTTTGACAGGAGAGTTGCCGGTTTTGATCTCCCCCAGCACAGTTACCTGATGTCCCCGAATGTCGATGGCAGATGACTTGTCTGTCACCCACAAACTCTCACTGTCACACACAGAATATTCCCCACGATGACTCTTGTGCTCAGCGTACCTTTTTCGTCGGGAAGTTCTGTTCACCACCACTGGGTTACCCACAAAATCCTCCATAAGATACAAGGGTGGAGGTTCCAAAGGGGTGCTATCACTCAACAAGACCCGGGGAGAGTTGTAGCGTCTCTGTTGGCGCAACAATTCTGTATCCATTGCAACCATGGGTTGGAAGTCTGATTTCAAGGGCTCTGCCCCCTCTGGGTCCTGGGAGGCTTTTGGCAGGGTGCTCTGGTAGTTTTCCTTAACATCTACCATTTGCTTGGAGAGCTTGTTTTTCAAAATGTCTGCCTGGATCAATTTGATGATAAGGGAATTTAGTGAATCTTCTGGCACGCTCCTCTGCTCCATGTTGTTAGCTTGGATGCCACGGAGATAAGCAAGAAATATCACATAAAACAAGATGGACATCACCTTGTTCACCTGtaagatctgaaaaaggaaaacacaagGATTAATGGGGTTAATGGGGTCTATAGTGACTCAGTGTGGTGGGTCCAAAGAGATCGTTGTACCAAGCAAATGTTTTAACCAATGTGGCTCTCAAGGCTAAAATGCCTGGAGAACTCACCTGATTCATCCCCCCTTTGCCAATTTTTGTGGATCCTTTCTAAAATTCATCTTGATAAATCTATAATACTTGAGGCATTAAAATCTTTTCTCACTCCAAGAGCTCTTAGATCTTCACTCTTTCCACATCTGGAGTAAGAAGACTGTGATTCCAGTCTGACTTTCACTTACCACCTATATGACTTGTACAAAAATCACTTCACCAAGTCTTGCTCTGGGTTTCTTCACCAAATGAGGTAAGATTTATCAGGTACtaattagcacaatgtctggtgaataatagatacttaataaatatttgtttccttcccttctccttcatcTGCCTTAGAAGACTGGTCTAAGTAATCTGTGAGATGCCATAAAGTTTAAATCCTATGATGTTACAACAAACTTGCGATGTTTCAGATGGATAGATTTTTATTATCTGCTTTTGGGAGcacagaggaagagggaaggaaaaccAAACATGAACTATTTAAACAGAATCATATTGAAAACTATAGAATGGAGAAAATCTTCTTGAAGCAAATATCCAAGTGGCAAAGTTTGCACCAGAACCCTACTTTCCAGGCCCAATTCTTTTTGAAAGAAGGATAGTCCAAATCTATATCCCTCATTTAATTTTCTGTTATAGGATGGAACAAAAGGCTATTCTTGCTCCTTATATCACTCTTGAATGAATAGACAGATGAGCAACCTGgagacaaaaacaagaaaaaaagatgaaaactagTCCTACGATCTTTGTCATTGTCACTGTTCACTTTGCCATTTATCATAGAAAGTCTGGAAAAGCATAGTTCAGTGCTCTCCAATTTAGCTCACTAATCCAATCATTTTGTTGGCTAGATTTAACTCAAAGATTCGCTCCTGAGGACATCATAAAGATTTAAGAGAATAACGCTTAGTTTAGGGCATAggaggcaaaacaaaacaaaaaagatattaaaaaaaatttaacttacaCTCCACATTGCAGTAGAGAGGTGAGGGGAAAGCATTACATGAGGTCTGCAGGAGAAAATGTTACGAGCAGAGGGAAATTAGGAAAAACCTCCTAGAAACAGTGGCTCTTGAGATGGATTTTGAAAGATGTGTAGAAAATTCAACAGATAAAGTAAGAACATTTCAGAGATAAGGTCTGAGAATTCTAGCCTGACAGAATTAGGGTTGACCTAGAGAGATTATTTTATCCATCTTGCTTTCAGACAGGATTACAATTAAATAAGTCATTCCAGACAAAGAGGCTATAAGCATAAATGTACAGAGAGCTAGCTAAATTTCATGGTTACTTTGTTAAATGCTTTGGGTGTGGAATTAAGACTACATTTAGTTCAATTTCTTATATGCTAACAGGGAGACAATACAAACAACAGATGCCACATACATAAATACAGTAATTATAAGAGAAAGGTTACTGTAACATGGGTTGCTAGTGGTGACCCGCCGCCCCATATGGTACTATTGAGTTGGGCAATGGAAATACTGAATCAGGGAAAGCTTCAGGGAGGAGGTAGGTTTGCGATACAATTACAATTAAAGTATGATGGGTAGAAGGGAAGATGTTAGACATGCTCTGGGTGAATTGGGAAAAAAGGTCTGAAACGATATAAAGATGATAGCATTATGAATCACAGCAAGCCCTACTCAACTGAAACAAGGGGCAtaactctttctttttcctgtctcCCCCACCCTGTCCCGgtttttgaaatctgttcttctagACTCAGATTAAACATTACCCCCATGAAACCTTCCATGATTTCCTCAGATGATGATGAGCTCTCTTGTATGAACCATGAAGCTTGGTTTCTATACTGCTTTTAAatacttaatacaattggctttgtTCCACACGTATTTTGTCTATGACCAGTGAGAtgtggagagaaggagaggggaaaaaaggagagcgaaggaaagagacagagagacttagagacagacagaaaaagagagagaaactgagacagagagattcagagagacagacagaaagagagagagacagagagagggggagaggttAAGGAGGGAGGGCGAtaacagacacagaaagaaattGGATCTAGAAGCACGatatgagtttgaatcctggttcAGATGAGCAAATgtcttaacttctctgagactcagtttcctctcttttaaaataGGATTGATGATTATATTACTTTCCTCAGAAAGTGCTGTGAACAAgagttttgtaaactttaaagcactgtgtAACTTACAGGGAGCTTTCTGAGGATAAAGGAACTGATTTCTATATACTTTTGTATTCTATGCCATGCCCACATATTGGCCATAAAAAGTGCTTAATTttttgatgaatgaataaatgaacatagCTGATGAGAAATGGCAGGTAGGACAGGTTCAGctgttgaagatttttttttaaaacaatcaaatattttcatttggttAGAAGGGATAAAGGAAGTCATTTGACTTAGAAAGTGCTAGGAAGACAGACAATACGATCAAACATACAAATGACTTTGGGTTACAATGTTGATACAATTTGGAGCTAGGAAAATTCTGAGCATAGTGAAGAGGGTAAAAAAAGGAAGGCTTGCCTGTTTTAAAAGAGATTTCTACAAGAATACATATCCTTCTCTATTAATAAGCACACTCTACAAATCAGTATACTGGTTCCTTGCCTCTTGAAGTAGAGTTCTATCCATTATATTATACCATTAGTTCACCATCCTATATATTCAGTACCTGAAAGAAATTTGGACAGgattatagaatttaaaatacCACAGatcaagagaaagggagaaagggggagagggtagagagagataaaggagaaaaaaggcaagagaaatagaataagagaatgaaagaggaaagagacagaaagagagcaagGATAAGTACTCATACATGTGTacctattcctatttcttttctttacacaCATGTTGCTGCTGacattaaacagaaaaaaaaaattaccccgtGGCAATTTGGTGGTTGTCTTGGTACCATTTTGTAGCTAACAAACATTTGCAAACTCTCCTCAATCTTGAGTTGACAGTAAGGTTCCTATAGAATCCACCCTGACAATTCTGGATTTCTTTTCCAAAGATGATGCCAATTAGAGAACCTTGAATTATACATAACCAAATGGGAAGGGCCCTTAAAACTTTAATCTATTCCTATAGGTGGGAATGCCCAAAGActtaagagggaagagaagggaaataaacaagtatttattaagcaccaagtaTGTGACAGAGGACAGCTAGGTGGAAccatagatagagcactggacctggaatcaagaagaattgaattcaaatctgcctttaGACACAAGCTCTGTAATGCTAGCCAAGTCACTtgactctctttgcctcagtttcctccctgtaaaacgagctggagaaggaaatggcaaactattccagtatttttgccaagaaattctcAAGTGGAATCACGAAGAGTCGGAGACCatcaaaacaactgaacaatgataATACTATGCAACAGACAccatgttttttaaatattttttttgtttgatccttaaaataatcaaatgaggGAGAGGCTATTATAACCCACATTTTATAcacaaactgaggcaaaggttaaAGATATACATAAAGATAAAGGATACTAACTGTTCAATTTGGACCCAgttcttccaattctgagatcaACGCTCTAACTAAAGTGTTCCCTAGCAAAGTCGTGGCTGGGCCAAATCCAAGACAAAATACCTGTTAATGCTTGACTAGTTTTGCTAATATAGTCAGtagtagaaatgacaaaaatgtcaCAGCAGAAGCAAATTTAGAAATCTTCTagtctaattctatgatccttgTCTGAGCTCCAGGTGGTGCAAAtgtcactgttgaaaagagctgagGATCAATCATCCAATCAGGAGGTTTGTATCTGAACTCTTGCAACTCTGTGTAAGCCAGGAACCATAGCAATGCTCCCAAACTTATGTGTATCCCTTGAGTTCAAGAGTACGCCAGGTATTTTGAGCCCAGGATGTAGAAAACACTCTGTGAGGTAAATACTCCATGGAATAGGAGAAGCCAagtccttacacacacacacacacacacacacacacacacacgaacatGCGCATGTCTGCACagaactggcacatagtaggtactcagtAATATTTGCTTGCTAATTCCCCAGGAGTTGGGTGTGGGGTATGGAAAACTATGTGGAGGAGGCAGACACTGAGTTGGGTTTCAAATGATATTTTGGATGCTTTGTTTATAATTTCTGAATTCCccattatttttcacattttttactATGATTACCCTAGAGGAGAATTAGGCAGTTTCCTAAAGACTGTAAGGCAACCTTCACTTAGAACACTAAGGGAAATTCAGGGTAGGAAGGAACCTGAAGTAATCACACTGATCACTCTGCTCGCCCTTGTGGTACCATTGACCTTGTATACACTGATTTGTGAAGTTTAATAAAACTTGTCTTTTTCTTATGTAAAGCAGAAAACAATTATCCAAGTTATCTTGGCTAAAATTGGATAAAGACCTTAAAAAGATCCTAGCAAAATCCCTTTACAATATGGACCcagttcttcctaattctgaGGCCAGTGCTCTGACTAAAGTGTCACCTAGCAAAGTCATCTAGCAAATCTGTCTGTGGCTGAACCAAATTTAAGACAAAATACCTGTTAATGCTCGATAGAGCCCACTTCTCCTGCTTTGGGTTTTCTATGATCTTGACCAATGCTCATATGCTTCTCCTTCCATATTAGATTGTTTTCCTATACATGATGTTTTTGTAGCCGGAGGAAAAAACTCCAACAAagtttaatttcttgaaatatttctctccctcccccccacctccccaaagAGCAATTTTTGATCCATCCTTGGTTTGCTCTACACATGTAAGTTTCCTGAAACTAATTtaaatgggagaaagaagaaaagggtacACAAGATGGCACAAGGTTGGACCATACAATAgcctgtatttgttttttttttttttttttttaatagccttttatttacaggatatatgcatgggtaactttacagcattaacaattgccaaacctcttgttccaatttttcacctcttaccccccaccccctcccctagattagCCTGTATTTGTTATTAAAAAGTATTGATATTGGTCTTGGCACCATGGAGATCTGGGCTTGGGTCCTTGTTTTTCTACTTCCTAGCAGTATGATTTTTGGGAAACTCATTTACCCAAgtcttttcccatctgtaaaatgggcacaataaAACCCACAATATCTGCTTCACATTGTTGTTATGAAGAACCCTGCAGTGTCTTAAACATGTGAATAGTTATTATGAGAAAGATGGCACACATGTTTTAGGTTAAAATGTACCTCTAAGGGACGCTTTTACTATGTCTTTTGAGTCCAAACTATACCCCTAGATCTCTTTCTAAATTCAGTTTCATGGAATAGAATTCATCTCAGCCAATTGCAGGGCctgggggggagaaggaggaagggaggttCAAGAGCGCATCAAAAGAATTTTGATTTGGCTTGTCTTCAGTGTTGTCAAATTCCACAGAGAGTTTATTTCCAGAGGCTATACTAGTACTTAGTTCAAGATAGAATTATAACCATACAGCAGGTGGGGCAATCTCCCAAGATGTTAGGTCACTAGACAATTTCAAGTCACTGCTGGTATTTCTGCACTATACCCTAACTCTTAATTAAATACACAAGATGAAGGCTAATCCTACTCTCAGTCATTGCTCCATAAGGAAAGTTCCACTGTGTACCATATTTTCATCTCTATCCTCACAGAGAGGAGAGAATCAGGCATAGATTATCTGAACTAGAAAGCACCTCAGAAATGAGCAAATTGAATCATCAAAGATCAGAGTTGACAGAAACAGGTCAGAGGGAAGTCATCTCTGAACACCAATCCTAATAAGCAAAAATCCCTTTTGATAGATACCTCCCTGCTTCCACTTTGGATGGTGCTTATTGTTAGGAAGCTCATCTTCATATTGAGTCAAAATTTGCTTTTCTGCAGCTTCTACTAACTGCTCCTAGTTTAGTTCTCTAGAGCCAAAGAGAATCTTTGTGTCCAGATCCAAAAAGACCCTAACAAGCTGGAATGATGGgccaaaactgatgaaatttaataatttaataagaatCTTCTAATCCTTTTTCCAAATGACAGCCCTTCAACATATAGAACAGAACCTTCTCCCAGCCAATTTCCACTCAGTGAAATTCTCCTCCTTCAAGATCCAACCCCAGTGACATCACCTCCACAAAGCCTTCCAACTAGAAATAACCTCTTCCTCTTTAAATCTCTCAGGTCTCTCTGACCTCTCCTATTCATTGGAACATTTTCTAATTGAATTATATTCATTTGTGTACATGTCTCATTCTCTTCCAATTAggttgtgagctccttaaagaaTAAGACTtgcaatttttcatctcttaataTTAGCAGGATCctgaatacatacacacacacacacacacgtacgtatgtatacacacatattaattCACTCAAATATTACGTGTCTATTGTGTACGGAGAACTGTGTTTAATACTGAAGGTACAAAGTCTGCATAATTCTGAACATCTCTTCTCAAGGAAAttacctcttttattttataaactaaGAATTTGAAGTGGAAATAGCGTGAGCAAAGTCAAGATTTGATGGCAGGTGCTCTAACTCCAAAATAGGGAACTCTGTGGTCACCACCCAGTTATACCTAGGAGGGTCAAatccttttggaaaaaaaaattgccaaacgCATTTAGGATTACATGTGGCTTCAGGACAATGCTGGGGATTTAGGGGACTCACAAAATATTGAAGCTAGATGGATCTTTAGAAATCCTTAAACACAACATTATTAAAATGTTGGTTAGTGaacatttagaaagggaaaaaggaaatacagCTAGCATGGCCTTATTTAGGCCAGGGTATACGAaagtaactatttttttttttgacagaatgaTGGGATTAACAGATTAGAGGGATGCTACAGATGTTGTAGAATACTTTGTTGGATTGATGTTAGCAAGTCTCTCATTGTAAATTATGAACAAGATAGAGAGATGTAGATGAGATGAGAATATCCTTAGATGAGTACCAAACTGACTTAGTGACTGGACTCAAAAACTAGAGTACATAGTGGAttaaaagaagagggaggagagtcTCTAAAAGAGGACCCTAAGGATCTATTCTTGGTGTTATgtcattcaacattttttttaatcaatgacttggatgaatTAATACAAAGCAGGCTTGTCAAATCTATAAATGACACCAAGTTGGGAGGGATGGCTAAACATGTTGGATGATACAGTCCAGATCCAAAAAGACCCTGACAAGCTGGAATGATGGgccaaaactgatgaaatttaataaggatattGTAAAAAGCTCTGTACGAGTTTATAAAGCAAACTTCCAAAAAATATGGTATGAAAggatcatctgaaaaaaaaaaaaacaacataactTAATTATCTAGAAgtcaatcaaacaataaatatttagtaagctTTTACTATGGGTCAATATTTATTTGAATAGTTCTATATCAAGGCTTTAATCAGAAGGtgaatgtgaatatatataatataggcatatatctatacacatagatataaacacaccacacaaaaaaaaaaaacacgattGTGTCAGAAATAAATCTAGGCTTTAGTACAGAGGTAACTAAGCTTTTTCCTCCTGATATTAATTACAAATTAATTCAAATTGGCTTTGCTCTGAGCGTAGATTCTGAAAGCTGGAAACTAGTTAATGGGACTTCATAAATGTGATGCCCTGACAAAAGACAAGACTGTATGTGTTGGAAGAGATTTCCCGGTGGTAAATCTACTGGGAATTGGTCTGGTTTTGGTTAATCTCTTTATTAATGATCCGGAagcaggggagggaagaaaacagCAGATTAATTAAAATGTACAGATGATGCTCAATAGGAAGGTGTTGCAAACATCTGTGAGGACAGACCAATCAGACTGGGGCAGCCATAGGGGGTTAGAAGCATGGAAATAATGCAGTGAAATCCAAACTAGAAACACGTAGGTTAATCCACTGGGACAAGATGAATCCAAAACCAACATGGAGGGAAAGACTTACCAAaggacaaagggagaaaaagaatgcaACAAATAGCAAACTGAAAATGAACTTTCATGAATAATGCTATGTGTTTCCATAGCACCATCCTTTCCCAAGAGcacaaagtgcttttaaaaagtgATCTCTCTCAATCATATAACACCTCTGGTGTGGTGGCAAGTATTactgtttctcttttattttattaagtttacAAAACAATTTAAGCCAGAGGGTCAAGTGACTAAGCCAAAGTCATATAGCAAGCCCACAAtggaacaacagcaacaacaacaatttaattaatgataataataattccatttATAGAGAACATCCCCCACAAATAACCCTGGGAATTAAgtagtacaaatattatgttCTTCATTTCAAACATCAGGAAACTAAAGTGAAGGGAAGTGACGGTCAATATCCAGAGTCTTATAGTTAATCTATGTTAAGGTCAAAATTTAAACCTAGTTTTGCATACTTCCAGGACaacatttcctccctcccccaatatgttGCTTTTTGGCTTAGAATCATGATCAATGTGTTTCACACTAAAGATGATTCAAAGAAATAGAGGTGTTGAAGTGGGAAGAATGCCTAATATACAAGGCTTTCAGGTATGACAAGAATACTGGTCTTGAGTCAAAAAAATATCTGAGTTCCGATCTCAACTCTGACACTGACTTAGGCCAATTTTCTTGGCTTAGCTTAAGCtatgtgagcctcagtttcctcatttagcaaatggggataatacctcCCTAACTCAATGCATTACTGGcaggaaaatattttgtgaaccttaaagagCCAAGCAAATATGAATCATTATAATCCTCTCATTCGGAGAGAAACTTTGAAAGTCAGTGAACTCTGCTTCCTGATCCTAGGCAGGGTAATAGCAATGCTGACCACAAAGAGTGGGGAGAAGAGTAAGTGAATGATaatgatcataggatcatagatatagagctagaaagaactttaaaagacaGCTAAAAGAACAGCTAGTCAAACTCGcccctaattttcttttctttctttttggcaaggcaattgaggttaactaacttgcctatggtcacaatTAAATGTcgaatatctgaagctggatatgaactcaggtcctcttgacttcaggacaaATGTGCTATTCACTGTTGATCTAGTTGCCACATTCAAACCTCTGCTTTTATAGACGCAGAGATCCAGAGAACTGTATCAGTTGCTTAAGGCTATTCAACTATATAAAGACAGAAGATTctggttttctgactccaaatttagtattattttcactatactatgaaaaagaaagtagaaagctCATTTCCTGCTCAAAGATCCACTGGATGTGGTATGAATTCTCATTGTCAAGTTTATAGCTTTGACTTTGTAGCACCTTTGTAGACCTACCACTATGATAGCtctcatttatattttgctttaagtTCTGCAAATACTTGACACTTAttctcatttgcttctcacaaccTTGTGCTATTAGCattcttattttatggatgaagaaactgagacctgaagaaatcaaagtttctAAATGCCTTTTGGAATAGGGGAAGCAAGGTCAAGATTGTTCAagagcttcaattttttttttttggggggggggaggtcagGTTAAATAAAATGAGTATCAACATCTTACATCAGGAACTAAAGGTAttcaaaaggaaaggagagggaagtgGTCTCAGAATGAGGAAGACCAAATTTCAAGTAACTCCTTTGACAAATGTAGTCTATTTGCctctgagaaaat comes from Sarcophilus harrisii chromosome 5, mSarHar1.11, whole genome shotgun sequence and encodes:
- the NTF3 gene encoding neurotrophin-3 isoform X2 codes for the protein MTRQILQVNKVMSILFYVIFLAYLRGIQANNMEQRSVPEDSLNSLIIKLIQADILKNKLSKQMVDVKENYQSTLPKASQDPEGAEPLKSDFQPMVAMDTELLRQQRRYNSPRVLLSDSTPLEPPPLYLMEDFVGNPVVVNRTSRRKRYAEHKSHRGEYSVCDSESLWVTDKSSAIDIRGHQVTVLGEIKTGNSPVKQYFYETRCKEARPVKNGCRGIDDKHWNSQCKTSQTYVRALTSENNKLVGWRWIRIDTSCVCALSRKIGRT
- the NTF3 gene encoding neurotrophin-3 isoform X1, translating into MFSGLRVEGSSPKSSSYARSPRKRPAQLFFFFFFFFFWWWWWSVAVAAAAGWGRLNEPSRFHFSLHVDFSENIHTDAMVTPATILQVNKVMSILFYVIFLAYLRGIQANNMEQRSVPEDSLNSLIIKLIQADILKNKLSKQMVDVKENYQSTLPKASQDPEGAEPLKSDFQPMVAMDTELLRQQRRYNSPRVLLSDSTPLEPPPLYLMEDFVGNPVVVNRTSRRKRYAEHKSHRGEYSVCDSESLWVTDKSSAIDIRGHQVTVLGEIKTGNSPVKQYFYETRCKEARPVKNGCRGIDDKHWNSQCKTSQTYVRALTSENNKLVGWRWIRIDTSCVCALSRKIGRT